From Sporosarcina sp. Te-1, the proteins below share one genomic window:
- the secG gene encoding preprotein translocase subunit SecG, whose product MHALLLTLLLIVSIALIVVVLLQSGKSAGLSGAISGGAEQLFGKQKARGLDLVLQRVTIVLSILFFILAIAIVKF is encoded by the coding sequence GTGCATGCTTTGTTATTGACGTTGCTTTTAATTGTCTCAATCGCATTAATCGTAGTTGTCTTATTACAATCCGGAAAAAGTGCAGGCCTGTCAGGAGCCATCTCCGGTGGTGCTGAACAACTTTTTGGAAAACAAAAGGCGCGTGGATTGGACCTCGTCCTCCAACGGGTGACGATTGTACTGTCCATATTGTTTTTTATTTTAGCAATTGCGATCGTAAAATTTTAA
- the eno gene encoding phosphopyruvate hydratase, with product MPIITHIQAREVLDSRGNPTVEVEVFTESGAFGRAIVPSGASTGEYEAVELRDADADRYNGKGVLKAVDHVEEIIAEELVDRYSVLDQVLVDKALIELDGTKNKGKLGANAILGVSMAVAHAAADYLDIPLYQYLGGFNAKQLPVPMMNILNGGEHADNNVDIQEFMVMPVGAESFRHGLRMGAEIFHSLKSVLKAKGLNTAVGDEGGFAPNLASNEEALSTIIEAIEKAGYKPGEEVLLAMDVASSEFYDKEAGNYNLAGEGIVKTSAEMVDWYEELCNKYPIVSIEDGLDENDWAGHKLLTERLGKKVQLVGDDLFVTNTEKLARGIEEGVGNSILIKVNQIGTLTETFDAIEMAKRAGYTAVISHRSGESEDTTIADIAVATNAGQIKTGAPSRTDRVAKYNQLLRIEDQLDDTAQYLGARTFYNLKK from the coding sequence ATGCCAATCATTACACATATCCAAGCAAGAGAAGTCCTTGATTCACGCGGAAATCCGACTGTCGAGGTGGAAGTGTTCACAGAAAGCGGCGCATTCGGGCGGGCTATCGTTCCGTCCGGCGCATCTACGGGCGAATACGAAGCGGTTGAGCTGCGTGACGCAGATGCGGACCGCTATAATGGCAAAGGTGTTCTGAAGGCGGTTGACCATGTAGAGGAAATCATCGCGGAAGAGCTTGTTGACCGTTACTCTGTCCTTGACCAAGTCCTTGTCGACAAAGCACTGATTGAACTCGATGGAACGAAAAACAAAGGGAAGCTTGGAGCAAACGCAATTCTAGGCGTTTCCATGGCGGTTGCACATGCGGCGGCTGATTATCTCGATATCCCGCTTTATCAATACTTAGGCGGTTTTAACGCGAAGCAATTGCCAGTTCCAATGATGAACATCCTTAACGGCGGCGAACATGCGGATAACAATGTTGATATCCAAGAGTTCATGGTCATGCCGGTCGGTGCAGAATCGTTCCGCCACGGACTTCGCATGGGTGCGGAAATCTTCCATAGCCTAAAGAGTGTCCTAAAAGCAAAAGGCTTGAATACGGCTGTAGGTGATGAAGGCGGCTTTGCGCCGAACCTCGCTTCCAACGAAGAAGCACTTTCTACCATCATCGAAGCGATCGAAAAAGCGGGCTACAAGCCAGGGGAAGAAGTATTGCTTGCAATGGACGTAGCGTCCTCTGAATTCTACGACAAAGAAGCAGGCAACTATAACTTGGCAGGCGAAGGCATCGTCAAGACATCGGCAGAAATGGTCGATTGGTACGAAGAGCTTTGCAATAAATACCCGATCGTTTCCATCGAAGACGGTTTGGATGAAAACGACTGGGCGGGCCATAAATTGCTGACAGAACGCCTTGGCAAAAAAGTTCAGCTTGTCGGAGATGACCTGTTCGTAACGAACACGGAAAAATTGGCACGCGGCATTGAAGAGGGCGTAGGCAACTCCATCCTCATCAAAGTAAACCAAATCGGTACATTGACAGAAACATTCGATGCGATCGAAATGGCCAAACGCGCAGGCTATACAGCCGTTATTTCCCACCGTTCCGGCGAGTCGGAAGATACGACAATTGCCGACATCGCAGTGGCGACAAATGCGGGCCAAATCAAAACGGGTGCACCTTCCCGAACAGACCGTGTGGCAAAATACAATCAGCTTCTCCGCATCGAAGATCAATTGGATGATACAGCACAATACCTCGGAGCCCGCACTTTCTATAACTTGAAAAAGTAA
- the rnr gene encoding ribonuclease R gives MKEESYKPLTVQEIQESLGIEGAAEFKELVKMLVHLEQKGDIVRSRTNRYGVPERMNLVRGKFIGHAKGFGFVTPETEGMDDIFIPPTEVNGAMNGDIVLVRIANSSMGDRREGTIIRIAERKTTKVVGTYQDNRGFGFVIPDDKRLPMDIFIAKGHSLNAVEGHKVVVEITEWPSELKSATGMVVQILGHKNDPGVDILSIIYKHGIEIEFPQEVMDEIKSTPETVQEKDLFKRRDLRDEQIITIDGADAKDLDDAVSVVKNNDGTYVLSVHIADVSHYVRENTALDDEAYERGTSVYLTDRVIPMLPHKLSNGICSLNPGVDRLTLSCRMTIDGSGKITDHEIFESVIHSKERMTYTDVYKIIAEKDEELLKKYEHIVPMLNDMGDLAAILRQKRMSRGAIDFDFKESKVLVNDEGWPTEIVLRERTVSEQLIEEFMLAANETVAEHFHWLNVPFIYRIHENPKEEKLARFFEFLTNFGIVVKGTGNHVHPRALQEIIESIEGLPEETVISTMLLRSMQQAKYFEESLGHFGLSTDFYTHFTSPIRRYPDLIVHRLIRTYLIEKDLSSETIAHWNAALPEIAQHTSDRERRAVDAERDTDALKKAQYMLDKIGEEFDGVISSITNFGMFVELENTVEGLVHVSYMTDDYYRFDDRQMMMIGGHTGKQFRIGDEVTIRVVSVKPEESAIDFEIAGMKQSFHRTRKETPKVIHAKKQGGSEGGKRGEGKRSDKSSPGKKQGGPSQKKKFYEGVAKKTKKRPRKRK, from the coding sequence ATGAAAGAGGAATCGTATAAACCGCTCACGGTCCAGGAGATCCAGGAATCGCTGGGGATTGAAGGGGCGGCTGAATTCAAGGAACTGGTCAAGATGCTTGTCCATCTCGAGCAGAAGGGCGACATCGTCCGATCCCGGACAAACCGATACGGCGTGCCAGAACGGATGAATCTCGTACGCGGCAAGTTTATCGGTCACGCGAAAGGCTTCGGCTTTGTGACGCCGGAGACGGAAGGGATGGATGATATTTTCATTCCGCCGACAGAAGTGAACGGCGCCATGAATGGCGATATCGTGCTCGTCCGCATTGCAAACAGCTCAATGGGTGACCGCCGGGAAGGAACGATTATCCGCATCGCGGAACGGAAGACGACAAAAGTCGTTGGAACGTATCAGGACAACCGCGGCTTCGGCTTCGTCATACCAGACGACAAGCGGCTGCCGATGGACATTTTTATCGCTAAAGGCCATAGCCTGAATGCGGTGGAAGGCCATAAAGTGGTCGTTGAAATTACCGAATGGCCGAGTGAACTGAAATCGGCTACAGGGATGGTCGTGCAAATACTCGGGCATAAAAACGATCCGGGTGTCGACATTTTATCGATTATTTATAAACACGGCATTGAAATCGAATTTCCGCAAGAGGTCATGGATGAGATTAAATCGACTCCGGAAACTGTTCAGGAGAAAGACTTATTCAAACGCCGCGACTTGCGCGACGAACAGATCATTACGATTGACGGCGCGGATGCCAAGGACTTGGACGATGCCGTTTCTGTTGTGAAAAACAACGATGGCACGTATGTGCTGTCCGTCCATATCGCAGACGTCAGCCATTATGTGCGAGAGAACACGGCACTGGACGATGAAGCGTATGAGCGCGGAACGAGCGTCTACTTGACCGACCGGGTTATTCCGATGCTGCCGCATAAGCTGTCGAACGGCATCTGTTCGTTGAATCCGGGTGTCGACCGGCTTACGCTGTCGTGCCGGATGACGATTGACGGAAGCGGGAAAATCACCGACCACGAAATATTCGAGAGTGTGATCCATTCGAAAGAGCGGATGACGTATACGGATGTATATAAGATCATTGCGGAGAAGGACGAAGAGCTGCTTAAAAAGTATGAGCATATCGTGCCGATGCTGAATGACATGGGCGACCTCGCTGCGATTTTGCGCCAGAAGCGGATGAGCCGTGGAGCGATTGACTTTGATTTCAAGGAATCGAAAGTCCTTGTCAATGATGAAGGCTGGCCGACGGAGATCGTGTTGCGCGAACGGACGGTTTCCGAGCAGCTGATCGAGGAATTCATGCTCGCTGCAAACGAAACAGTGGCGGAGCATTTCCACTGGCTGAATGTGCCATTCATTTACCGGATCCACGAAAATCCGAAAGAGGAAAAACTGGCGCGGTTCTTCGAGTTCCTGACCAATTTCGGTATTGTCGTGAAGGGGACAGGAAACCACGTCCACCCGCGTGCCTTGCAGGAAATTATCGAATCGATCGAAGGCCTGCCGGAAGAGACGGTCATTTCCACGATGTTGCTCCGTTCGATGCAACAGGCGAAATACTTCGAGGAAAGTCTCGGCCACTTCGGCTTGTCGACCGATTTCTATACGCACTTTACATCACCGATCCGCCGTTATCCGGATTTAATCGTCCACCGGCTGATCCGCACGTACTTGATCGAGAAGGACCTGTCGTCTGAAACGATTGCCCACTGGAACGCTGCGCTGCCGGAAATCGCCCAGCATACGTCCGACAGGGAACGTCGTGCAGTCGATGCAGAACGCGATACAGACGCACTGAAGAAAGCACAGTACATGCTCGATAAGATCGGTGAGGAATTCGACGGCGTCATCTCGTCCATTACGAATTTCGGCATGTTCGTCGAACTGGAAAACACGGTGGAAGGTCTCGTCCATGTGAGTTACATGACAGACGACTACTACCGATTCGATGACCGCCAAATGATGATGATCGGCGGCCATACCGGCAAGCAGTTCCGTATCGGGGACGAAGTGACGATCCGCGTCGTATCCGTCAAACCGGAAGAGTCCGCGATCGACTTTGAAATCGCCGGCATGAAGCAATCATTCCACCGGACGCGCAAAGAAACGCCGAAAGTGATTCATGCGAAAAAGCAAGGAGGATCGGAAGGCGGCAAACGCGGGGAAGGAAAGCGAAGCGACAAGTCGTCACCAGGCAAGAAACAGGGCGGACCGAGCCAGAAGAAGAAATTCTATGAAGGCGTCGCCAAGAAAACAAAGAAACGTCCAAGAAAGAGAAAATAG
- the smpB gene encoding SsrA-binding protein SmpB, with the protein MGKGQGKVIAVNKKANHDFAIEETIEAGIVLQGTEIKSVRNGKVQLRDAFVLIRNNEAWISNMHISPYEQGNRYNHDPIRSRKLLLHRKQISTLVGQIKEQGVAIVPLKMYLKDGFAKVLIGVGKGKKLYDKRDDLKKKEAKREMERAFKAKQQY; encoded by the coding sequence ATGGGAAAAGGCCAAGGAAAAGTCATTGCGGTCAATAAAAAAGCAAACCATGACTTCGCAATCGAAGAAACAATCGAAGCGGGCATCGTCCTCCAAGGGACGGAAATCAAATCGGTCCGCAACGGAAAGGTCCAGCTTCGCGACGCGTTTGTCCTCATTCGCAACAACGAAGCATGGATCTCCAATATGCATATTAGCCCGTACGAGCAAGGGAACCGGTACAACCACGATCCAATCCGTTCCCGCAAGCTGCTGCTGCATCGCAAACAGATCAGCACGCTTGTCGGCCAGATCAAAGAACAGGGCGTCGCCATCGTCCCGCTCAAAATGTACTTGAAGGACGGCTTCGCCAAAGTCCTAATCGGCGTCGGAAAAGGGAAAAAGCTCTACGACAAACGGGACGACCTGAAGAAAAAAGAAGCGAAACGCGAAATGGAACGCGCCTTCAAAGCGAAGCAGCAATACTAA
- a CDS encoding carboxylesterase gives MRIAQPKPFFFEKGKRAVLLLHGFTGTSADVRMLGRFLEKKGYTSLAPHYRGHGVPPEELIQTGPEEWWADVQAGYNQLREAGYDEIAVAGLSLGGVFSLNVGMNYPVKGIVTMCAPMSMKTTDTMYEGVLKYAKDYKKYEGKEESVIEEEVESLRGKSMPSLKDLRALVYDIREKLDHIYAPLFVVQARQDEVIDPDSANVIYDNTESIDKQIKWYENSGHVITLGPEKEQLHEDVFQFLESLDWYV, from the coding sequence TTGAGAATTGCTCAACCGAAACCGTTTTTCTTTGAAAAGGGGAAGCGTGCTGTCCTCTTACTGCATGGATTTACCGGCACATCAGCGGATGTCCGGATGCTCGGCCGTTTTTTGGAGAAGAAAGGCTATACGTCTCTTGCGCCTCATTACCGCGGACATGGCGTGCCTCCGGAGGAATTGATCCAGACGGGACCTGAAGAGTGGTGGGCCGATGTTCAAGCAGGATACAATCAACTGCGCGAGGCAGGCTATGACGAAATCGCAGTCGCCGGCTTATCGCTGGGCGGCGTGTTTTCCTTAAATGTAGGAATGAATTACCCAGTAAAGGGTATTGTGACGATGTGTGCGCCAATGTCGATGAAAACGACGGATACGATGTATGAAGGCGTCTTGAAATACGCAAAGGATTACAAGAAGTACGAAGGAAAAGAGGAGTCCGTCATCGAAGAGGAAGTGGAGTCACTCCGCGGAAAGTCGATGCCTTCTTTGAAGGACTTGCGTGCCCTCGTCTATGATATAAGAGAGAAGCTCGATCACATCTATGCGCCGTTATTCGTTGTCCAGGCAAGACAGGATGAAGTGATAGATCCCGATTCGGCCAACGTCATCTATGACAACACCGAGTCGATTGATAAGCAAATCAAATGGTATGAAAACTCCGGACACGTCATCACGTTAGGGCCGGAAAAGGAACAGCTTCACGAGGATGTATTTCAATTTCTTGAATCATTGGATTGGTACGTGTGA
- a CDS encoding site-specific integrase → MGRKHGIFSIQSEEVSISTKKKAVKRNGITIPQALETIYQQMRIAGNRSRTIESYDYIFNQFVRYNKLEYVEDITADSIYDYLGSLEVAQQTKLIRLKSIKAVLSKFHNNGWMKQKFWSTIQVKIDKEIKKGAKANDIEKLIELIDQNTFIGFRDTVAILTMYKTGIRIQTLGELKERHVDYENLTLNLDGSILKNHKFLKLPIDQELADLFKVLIKQNKKIRSYYNTKNTNIIITQNGLPISNGRTSNNAISKQLNKYSKRFGLENINAHAIRRGYAKKLLEAGASIAIISKALGHSDLAVTTQYLDLDVEEVAKDLREYL, encoded by the coding sequence ATGGGTAGAAAACATGGAATCTTCTCCATTCAATCAGAAGAGGTTAGCATATCTACAAAGAAAAAAGCAGTTAAAAGAAATGGCATAACTATTCCGCAAGCATTAGAAACAATTTATCAGCAAATGCGAATCGCAGGGAATCGAAGCAGAACGATTGAAAGCTACGACTATATTTTTAATCAGTTCGTTCGGTACAATAAATTGGAATACGTTGAAGATATTACAGCCGATAGCATTTACGACTACTTAGGTTCGTTAGAGGTCGCTCAACAGACGAAACTAATACGTCTAAAATCCATTAAGGCTGTGTTGAGTAAGTTTCATAACAACGGTTGGATGAAACAAAAGTTCTGGAGTACAATTCAAGTCAAAATAGATAAGGAAATTAAAAAAGGTGCTAAAGCAAATGATATTGAAAAACTAATTGAACTTATTGACCAAAACACATTCATCGGCTTTCGAGACACAGTGGCGATACTGACTATGTATAAGACTGGTATTCGTATTCAAACATTAGGTGAGTTGAAAGAGCGACATGTTGACTATGAAAACCTTACCTTAAATCTAGACGGCTCGATTTTGAAGAATCATAAGTTTCTAAAACTGCCAATCGACCAAGAATTAGCCGACCTTTTTAAAGTATTGATTAAGCAAAATAAAAAGATTCGAAGCTATTACAATACGAAGAATACAAATATCATCATTACTCAGAATGGCTTACCGATTAGTAATGGAAGAACGTCCAATAATGCCATTTCCAAACAGCTTAATAAATATTCGAAGCGATTTGGATTGGAAAACATCAATGCACATGCAATACGAAGAGGGTATGCTAAGAAGCTATTAGAAGCAGGAGCAAGCATTGCAATAATTTCAAAAGCACTCGGACATTCAGATTTAGCTGTTACCACGCAGTATTTGGACTTAGATGTTGAAGAAGTAGCGAAGGATTTGAGAGAGTACCTATAA